The segment GGATGGAACAGGATATGCCGCATGCCCAGCTGTTCCGCCACGCGGCAGGCGTGCTGGCCACCAGCGCCACCGAAACACACCAGCGCATAACGCGAGACATCATGCCCGCGCTGCACCGAGATGGTCTTGATCGCCTGGGCCATATGCTCCACCGCGATCTGCAGCGCCCCCTCGGCCAGGCCCTCCGGGGTGGCGGGTTCTCCGGTCGCGGCCGCCACCTCGGCGGCCAGCTCCGCGAACTGTCGGCGCACCGGTTCCGGATCCAGCGGCCGGTCGCGATCCGGCCCGAACACCGCCGGGAAGTACTCCGGGCGCAGGCGCCCCAGCAGCAGGTTGCAGTCGGTGACGGTCAGCGGCCCGCCCTGGCCGTAACAGGCGGGTCCGGGCTGGGCGCCGGCGGATTCCGGGCCCACCCGCAGACGGATGCCATCGAAGCGGCAGATCGACCCGCCCCCGGCCGCGACCGTATGGATATCGAGCATGGGCACACGCAGCCGCGCACCCGCCACCTCGCTCTCCTGGCGGCGTTCCAGCGCCCCCGCCAGATGCGCGACGTCGGTGGAGGTGCCACCCATGTCGAAGGTAATCAGGCGTTGGAAACCGAGCGGGCGAGCCGTCTTGAGTGCGCCAACGATCCCGCCGGCCGGCCCCGACAGGATCGCGTCACGCCCGCGAAACCGCGCCGCGTCCACCAGTCCGCCGTGCGACTGCATGAAGCGCAGAGGTACGCGGCCCAGCTCGCCCGCGACCTGCTCGACATAGCGGCGCAGCACCGGCGAGAGGTAGGCATCGACCACCGTGGTCTCGCCACGCGGGACGAGCTTGATCAGCGGGCTGGTCTGGTGGCTGGTCGCGACCTCGGCAAAGCCCAGTTCGCGCGCCAGCGAGGCGATCGCCTGCTCGTGCGCCGGGTAGCGATAGCCGTGCAGGCAGACAATCGCCACGCAGTGGATACCATCTGCCAGCGCCGCCTGCAGCCGCGGCCGCAGCGCGTCCAGATCGACCGGCTGCAGGACCTCGCCCGCCGCATTCACCCGCTCGCGCACCGGCTCCACACGCGTATAGACCGGTGTCGGCAGCCGGATCTCGCGGGCGAACAGATCGGGGCGCGCCTGAGGCCCGATCGCCAGTGCGTCCTCCAGCCCCTCGGTGATCACCAGGAGCGTGGGCTCCCCCTTGCGCTCGAGCAGGGCGTTGGTGGCCACGGTTGTGCCCATGCGCACCTCGTGCACCACGCCGTCCGGAATGGGTGCATCGGCCGGGAGCTCCAGCAGATCGCGAATACCCTGCACGGCCGCGTCACGGTAGGCCTCCGGGTTTTCCGAAAGCAGTTTGCGGGTGTGCAGGCGCCCGTCCGGATCACGCGCGACCAGATCGGTGAACGTCCCGCCCCGGTCCACCCAGAAATGCCAGTCTTTCGCCGCTGTGGCTTGAGTCATGTCCACCGCTCTGGTTTGATCGCCCGAACTCGCGACCCGTGACCCGGTCGCAGGCTCGTAATTCACGGGCCGTTGAACAAAGGAATTATCGCGAATGGACCCCATTACCCACGCCAGTCTCGGCGCCGTGATCGGCGGCCTCACCCTCGGCTCCCGCCTGGGGCGCAAGGCCGTGGTACTGGGGGCCGGTGTCGCCCTGCTGCCCGACCTGGATGCGTTCATAGCTTACGGGGACGCGGTATCGGAGTTCATCCACCACCGGGGCTTTACGCACTCCTGGCTGGTGCAGTTGCTGGTGGCCACCGGCGTTGCGGGGCTGCTCGCGAAGGTCCCGGCAACGCGGGAGATCGGCTTTGGCCGCTGGTGGCTGTTCTTCGTCCTGATCTGGACCACCCACTCGCTGAACGACCTGCTGACCACCTACGGCACCCAGGTGCTCTGGCCGCTGCCGGTCGGGCCCCTGTCCGCGGGCTCGATCTTCGTGATCGACCCGTTCTACACCCTGCCGCTGCTGGTCGCGGCGATCGGCGCGCTGTTCTACCGCTTCGCCCCGCGCCTGCTGGTCGCCGGGCTCGTGCTCTCGACCGTCTATGCCGGGTCCGGCCTGGCATTGAAGGCGTGGATCGACTACCGCATCCAGCCCGTGCTGGCCGCAATGGAGCTGGAGGACCAACCACGTCTGGTCCAGCCGACCCCGTTCAACCTGCTGCTGTGGCGTGTCACCGTGATCAACGGCGACGAGTTCCTGGATGCCTGGGTGGGCATCTTCGACGACCCGATCCGTCCCGACTTCGAACGCTTCGAGCGCGGTGACCGGGCGCTGCGCGAGGCCGCGCTGGCCCTGGACGACGGGCAGCGCCTGCAGTGGTTCTCCGGCGACTTCCTGCGCTTTCATCGCGCCACGCCTGACGAGGGCCCCGACCGGCTCGTGGTCACCGACATCCGCCTGGGGGCCCCCGGCTTCTTCCCGTTCGGCTTCGAGATCGCACAGGAGCGCAACGGCGACTGGGAGCCGATCCCCTCGCGTGCAATCGGCGAGCTGCCCCGGCGCGACAGCCTCGATGCCCTCAGCGGCATGCTGCAGCGGATCATCGATCCCGAGGGCGCACCCTGCATCATGGACCTGGGCAATCCGGCCTACGCGATCACCGAGCCGCCCCCGCGCTGTCGCATGGATGGACGCACGTCGCCTCCCGCCGGGGGCGCGCACGACATGCCGTGAGCCAGGACGAACCCAGCGTGTCCGGCCCGCCATCGGCCTGTGAACTGTGCGGCCGAACGATGGACGACCTGACGCGGCATCACCTGATCCCGCGCAAGCAGCACCGGCGCAAGCGCATCCGGCGCCTGTTCAGTCGCAGCGATCGCGAACAGCGAATCCTCCGGGTCTGCCGCCCCTGCCACGACCACATCCACAAGCACTTTGACGAGCAGACCCTGGCCGAGCGCCTGAACACCGCGGAGGCCTTGCTCGCCGAGCCGGTCGTGCAGGACTTCGTCGCCTGGATCGCGCGCCACCCGCCGGGCTTCAAACCGCGCAGCTGAGCCTACAACTCGCGCAGCCCCAGCACGTCCTGCATGTCGTACAGGCCGTGCTCGGCGCCGGCCAGCCACACCGCCGCACGCACCGCACCCGCGGCGAAGATCCCGCGGCTGGAGGCCTTGTGGGTGATCTCGATGCGTTCCCCCTCGCCGGCGAACAGCGCGGTGTGCTCGCCCACGATGTCGCCGGCGCGCACGGTCGCGAAGCCGATGGTGCGCCGATCGCGCGCCCCGGTCTGGCCCTCGCGCCCATAGACGGCGTCGTGCTCCAGGTCGCGTCCCAGGACCTCGGCCACTACCCGGCCGAGCTTCAGGGCCGTACCCGAGGGGGCGTCCACCTTGTGCCGGTGGTGGGCCTCGAGGATCTCGACGTCCACGCTGTCGCCCAGTGCACGGGCGGCCAGTTCCACCAGCTTGAAGGTCAGGTTCACGCCGACACTCATGTTCGGTGCATAGACAATTCGCATCGCCCCGGCCGCTTCACGCAGCCGCTGCTCCTGCGCGGCATCCAGGCCCGTGGTACCGATCACCAGCGCCTTGCCGTGCGCACGGCACAGCTCCAGGTGCTGCATGGTCGCCGCGGGGCTGGTGAAGTCGATCAGCACGTCGAAGTCATCGGCCACGCTCGCCAGGTCCTCGACCAGCTGGACCGGGGCCACCGATCCCACCGGCGTACCGAGGCGCTCGCTGCCCGGCCGCTCGCTCGCCGCCCCCAGCGTGCCTTCGGGGTGATCCTCGACGGCCTGCACCAGGTTCTGCCCCATGCGCCCGGCGGCGCCTGCCACTGCCACTCGAATCATTGCCGTGTTCCTTTCGTTCTGTTCATTCCCAGCCCGCGAAGACTACGGAAGATCCCGGGCATACGCGAGGAAGACCCCGTGGCCGCCGGATTCGAACTCCAGCCAGATCAGCGGCAGGTCGGGGAAGGCCTCCTCGACCGCGGGCTGGCTGTTGCCGACCTCGACGATCAGCGCGCCGTCCTCGGTCAGATGGCGGCGCGCATCGGCCAGGATGCGGCGCACGATGTCGAGGCCGTCCTCGCCGGCGGCCAGGCCCAGCTCGGGCTCGTGGCGGTACTCTTGTGGCAGCTCGGCCATGTCGCGGGCATCGACATAGGGCGGATTGCTCACGATCAGGTCGTAGCGATCCTCCGGCCCCAGCGCATCCAGGACATCGGAGTGTCGAACCTGCACGCGGTCACCAACATCATGGCGCTCGATGTTGCGCGCCGCGACGGCCAGCGCCGGTTCGGAGACATCGCTCAGATCGACCTGTGCCTGCGGCAGGGCCAGCGCCGTGGCGATGCCGATGCAGCCGCCGCCCGTGCACAGGTCCAGCACCCGCTCGACCGAAGCGGCCTCGATCCAGGGCTCGAACCCGACCGCGATCAGCTCCGCCAGGGGCGAGCGCGGCACCAGCACGTGCTCGTCGACAAAGAACGGCAGCCCCGCAAACCAGGCCTCGCCGGTCAGATAGGCCGCCGGCTTGCGCGTCTCGATGCGCGTGCGCAGCACCGCAATCACCCGCGTGCGTTCGGCCTCGCTCAGGTTCGACGACCACCAGCTCTCGGGCAGATCCAGCGGCAGATGCAGCGTATGCAGCACCAGCCAGGCGGCCTCGTCGAAGGCGTTGTCCGTCCCGTGGCCGAAGCTCAGCCCGGCCGCGCGAAACTGGCTCGCGCCAAAGCGGATGAAGTCGCGCAGCGTGCGCAGTCCTGTGGTGGATTCCATTTGGGCCTTTCCCATTGGCGTGGGGGCCGTCATCATACCGGCTCGCTTTCGTCCCGTGCGTCCGAACCGAGTATTCCGATGAGTGCCCTAGACCCCTGGCTGGCCCGAGCTTCCTACCTGCTGCCGCAACACGCGCTGTCGCGGGTCGTGCACCGCCTGGCACGCATCGAGAGCCCGCGTGTGCAGCCGCTGCTGCGCTGGTTCGTGCGTCAGTACGAGCTGAACATGGACGAGGCGGCGGAGCCCGACATCGCGGCCTATCCCAGTTTCAATGCCCTGTTCACGCGCGCACTGCGCGAAGATGCCCGCCCTCTGGCGGGTGACGACAACACGGTCGTCAGCCCCGCGGACTCCCGAGTCAGCGCGGCCGGCCGCATCGAGGCCGGCCAGATCTTTCAGGCCAAGGGCCACCACTACACGGTGCGGGAACTTCTGGGCGGGGAGGAGGACCTGGCCGAACCGTTTCGGCACGGCTACTTCGTGACGCTCTACCTGTCGCCGCGTCACTACCACCGCCTGCACATGCCACTGACCGGTACGCTGACCCACATGCTGCATGTACCCGGCCGGCTCTTCTCCGTCGCGCCGCGCATCGTGCGCCATGTACCGCGCCTGTATGCCCGCAACGAACGCGTGGTGGCCTGTTTCGACACCCACTTCGGGCCGATGGCCGTCGCCTTGATCGGGGCGCAGAATGTCGGCTCCATCGAGACGGTCTGGGCGGGCGAGGTGACGCCACCGGCTGGGCAGCCCTACAGCTGCAGCGAATATCCGGATCGCGAGATTACGCTCGAGCGCGGGGCCGAGATGGGGCGCTTCAACCTCGGCTCGTCGGTGGTCCTGCTGCTGCCGGATCATCCGCTAGAGTTGGGCGCGCACCTGACGCCGGAGACCGAGGTGCAGGTCCGCGGCGCCCTCGGCCGCTTCTACTAGCTTCCCCCTGCCGGCCGGTTTCCGCACCCGTCCTGACACAGCCCCGCCTGTGCTCGGTTGCCAGCGGCGTTCAGGCTGGTCCCGGTTCATCATCCGGTTTTTACGTGCTTTCGGTCCGCCGCCTGCCAAGCGCTCTCTCGCGAGCGCACCGCGAGGTACTTTCTTGCTTGCCCAAGAAAGTACCCAAAGAAGGGCACCCGGATTCCGCCCGGGAACCTTGCTCCAGGGCCCTCGGGCCGGCGGCGCTGAAACTCGCTGCGCTGTCGCTCCGCTCAGACAGTCAGCGCCTTCTCCCGGCCCGAGGACCCCTCCGCAAGGGGCTTCATACGGGGGGATAAGGTCAAGACAACGGCGGTCCTGACGTTTGTGCCAATGGATGGAGGCAAGGTATTCCGACATCCTGGGCACGCGCGGCCTTCGGCCTTGGCATGCCGCGCCCGCCAGCGGGCGCCGGGGAGGCAGGTAGGATGCGGATGAGCGCAGCGAATCGCATCAGAGTTTCCCCGGCGTGGGAATGGTGCGTTTCGCTGCGCTCAACGCACCCTACAGCTCGGGGCTTAGGACAGGTACGGGGACACCGTCGGTTTTGGCCTACCCTCCCGATATGAGCCCCTTGTGGAGGGCGTGACAGGCCGGCCGATTCAAAATAGAAACGGGGCGCTGACTGTCTGAGCGAAGCCAAAGGCGCAGCGAGTTTCAGCGCCGCCGGCCTGGCGCGCCCGGAGCAAGGTCCCCGGGCGAATCCCGGGCGTGTTTCTTGGTTCCTTCTTTGCACGAGCAAAGAAGCCCGTTTTTGATTAAGAACTGGCGCGGCGCGGTCAGTCGTGGGCGGCGGCGGGGGGGAGCTGGATGAAGTGTTCGCGGTAGACGCGGAGTTCGTCGATGGAGTCGCGGATGTCCTGCAGCGCCTGGTGCGAGGCGTTTTTCTGAAGCTTCGCAATCACATCGGGCGCCCAGCGTCGGGCCAGCTCCTTGAGCGTGGAGACGTCCAGGTTACGGTAATGGAAATAGGCCTCCAGCTCCGGCATCAGGCGCGCCATGAAACGCCGATCCTGGCAGATGGAGTTCCCGCACATCGGCGACGCCCCCTTGGGCACATAATCGGATAGAAAGGCGATGGTCTCACGCTCGGCGGCGGCCGCGTCGGTACTGCTATGGCGGATGCGCTCGATCAGACCCGACTCACCGTGCGTACGCCGGTTCCACTCGTCCATCGCCTCCAGTACTTCGGTCGGCTGATAGATCGCCAGCACCGGGCCCTCCGCCAGGATGTTCAGCTCCTTGTCGGTGACGATGGTCGCCACCTCGATGATACGGTCGTTCTGGGGATCCAGGCCGGTCATCTCGAGATCGATCCAGATCAGGTTTTCGGCGCTCGCTGCCATGCCCGCTCCTTTCATATGCGCAGGAAGTCTATCATCATGGCCAGGGGCCACGCGGTTCCAACGGACTCATTCCCCTTGTAAGGAGGGAATCATGCGACTGATCACCTCAAGCCTTGCCGCCCTGACCCTGGGCCTCGGGTTTTCCCTGGGTACGGCCCAGGCCGATGACATTCAGAAGGGCAAGAACCTGCATCAGGACAACTGCATCAGCTGCCACGCCGACATGGTCGGTGGCGACGGTACCGACCTGTACACGCGTGACAACCGGATCGTCGGCGACTATGACCACCTGGTCCGGCAGGTGAACAACTGCAACGCACAACTGGGTACCAACTGGTTCGACGACGAGATCGAGGCCGTGGTGGCTTACCTCAACGCGGAGTACTACCAGTTCGATGAGTGATCTTAAGACCAAGCACTGCCAGGCCTGCGAAGGGTTCACCGAGCCGATGTCACGCGAGGACGCCGAGCGCGGCCTCGGCCAGCTGGACAGCCACTGGGGCATCGACGAGGCCGGTCGCAGCATCCAGCGAAGCTTCAAGTTCAAGAACTTTCACGAGACGATGGCATTCGTGAACGCGGTCGCCTGGATCGCCCATGTGGAAGACCATCACCCGGACATGGCGGTGGGCTACAACCGTTGCTCGGTGCAATTCTCGACCCACGCGGTGGGCGGTCTGACGGAAAATGACTTGATCTGCGCCGCCCGTATCGATGCGTTGTTCGACTAGCCCGCTGACCAGCACGACCCCGGCACCGGCCGGTTCAGGCTCTTGAGCCGGACCGGCCGGGTTCACGCCCGCCACAATCAGATGGCCGACATCGCGGCGCCGGAGGACGCGGAGCCGCGCCGAATCCGACTGCACCGACGCCAGAAGGATCTCGCCTGTGGCGATCGCGTGGAGATGGACGCGGCCGGCGAGCAGATTCAGCGGCGCCTGCCCCGGGACAACACCCTGGTGCGCCAGGACGGCTTTGGCCGGCGCAAGGTCATCGCGGCCAACATCGACACCGTCTGGATCGTGATCGCGCCCTCCCCGATGCCGGCGCGCTACCTGATCGACCGTTTCCTGGTCGCGGTGTACAACCTTCCCGCACGGCCACGGATCCTGGTGAACAAGCAGGACGCGGGACCTGCTGCGCCCTCGGACTGGCTGGCGCCGTACGCCCACCTGGACCTCGACCCTCTGCATGTCAGCGCGCGCAGCGGCTACGGGCTGGACGCCCTGGCCGAGGCGGCCCGGGGGCATACCAACATCCTGATCGGACAGTCCGGGGTGGGCAAATCGTCGCTGATCGCCGCCCTGCTGGAGCGTCATGGCAGCGGTGATATCAAGCTTCCGGAGACGGGGGATCTCGCGGCGTCCGGCGAGGGCCGCCACACAACGGTCACGGCACAGTGGTACTCATTGACAGGGGGTGGCGCCTGGATCGACTCGCCGGGTGTGCGCGACTTTACGCCGGAACTGGAATCCATCGATGCGCTGGTACGCGGGTTTCCGGATATCGAAGCGCTTGGCGAGGGTTGCCGATTCCGCAACTGTCGGCACCAGACCGAACCCGGCTGCGCGGTAAGGGAGGGCGTTGATCAAGGCACCCTGCCCGCGGCACGGCTCGAGGCCTGGACTGCACTGCTGGGGACGCTGGAGAAACGCTAGATTCGAGAACAGCGCATCGCTAGAACGTCAGCCCCATCTCCACGCCGACCACCGAGGAAGACGCGTCGCCGCGGGTGCTCTCGAAGTCGAGGCGGTCGGACATCCAGTCGCTCGAGGTGTTCAGCGAGTAGTCGTCGTAGTACAGGCTCAGCGACAACTCGGACTGGTTCTGCAGGCGCAGGCGGCTGTCGAGGCTGAGGTAACCCGCACTGCGGCCCAGCTCGCGATGACGGCCCCCGTAGCCGAAGCCGAGGGCATCGTCTCCACTCGTCAGTGACTGGCGCACGCCGACACGGAACTGACTGTCAAAGCGGCCGGACGCAAAGGTGGGACCAAAGCTGAGGTCGGTGAAATAGGCGGTCGATTCCGTCTCCGGGCCCAGGTCCGACCAACCCGGACGACTCTCCATACCGACTCCCAGGTTCAGGCCGTAGCCAAAACCGGCGCCCAGCTGCTGGTGGTAGGCCCCTTCCACCTCGAACAGACGGCTGGAGAGGACGCCCATGCCGGCCTCTTCACCCGGCAGGCCGCCGGTGGTCTCGGTGCGCAGCGTCAGCTGATAGCGCCAGTCGCGACTTGCCGAGGCGGGTTCCGGATCGGTCATCGGCAGGACGTTCGGCCCGGAGCGGGCCGCACCACCGATCGGTTCCATGCCGACCGGATCCACCACGGTCCCGCTCTCGGACTCGTACGCGGCTTCTTCATCGGCGCGATCCGACCCGCCAAGCGTCGACTCGGTGCTGGTGGGGGTATACGTCAGGGAGTAGCGATCATCGGCATGCGCCACACTGGTGGTGGCCACTCCGAACAAGACGGCCAGTGCCAGCGCGATTGGCACGCGAGCAGGCGCCAGCCGCGGGCTGTTGTCCCGCGCTGCTTGCCTGGCTTCACCGTGATGATTCCGTCGCGTCACGCCGTATCGTCCGTGTTGTGTTGTCTCGATCAGCCCGGGGGCCAGCTCAGCGCGCGACCGCCCAGTACGTGCATGTGTACATGGTAGACCGTTTGTCCGCCGTCTTGGTTGCAGTTCATCACGGTTCGATAACCGTTTTCCGCAAATCCGCGATCGCGTGCAATCTGTGCCGCCACATGCGCCATGTGCCCGATGACCGGGGCGGTCTCGGCGGTGAGTTCGTTCAGGGTGGCGATGTGCTGTTTCGGGATCACCAGCACATGCGTCGGGGCCTGGGGATTCAGGTCTTCGAAGGCCAGGACCTGGTCGTCCTCGAACACGACCTTCGCCGGGATCTCCCCCGCGACGATCTTGCAAAAGATGCAGTCAGCCATCGTCGTCTCCCATGAACGGAGCGGATTTATATCAGGGAACGGTAATGGATTCAACGCGCCACAGGCACGGGCGCGCTCAGTACTCGCGGCGTCCGGACAGGGCGTGCGCGAGGGTGCCCGCGTCAATGTACTCGAGCTCGCCGCCGGTGGGGATCCCCTGCGCGATCCGCGTGGCACGAATACCGTGACGCGCGGCCATCTCGGCCAGGTAGTGTGCAGTGACCTCGCCCTCGACCGAGGTGTTGGTCGCCAGGATCAGCTCGCGCACGCTGTCCTCCTGCAGACGCGCCTCCAGCCGATCCAGCCCCAGCTCTTCGGGGCCGATACCGTCCAGTGGCGACAGCCGCCCCAGCAGGACATGGAAGCGGCCGGTAAAGTCGGTCGCCGATTCGATGGCCATCACATCGCCCGGGCTCTCGACCACGCAGATCACGCCCGGGTCGCGCTCTGGATCCGCGCAGCGGGAACAGACCTCGGCCGTGGTCAGCGTGCGGCACACCTGGCAGTGGCCGACGCGCTCGACCGCCTGGTCGACCGCGCGCGCCAGCCGGCGCGCACCATCGCGGTCGCGCTCCAGCAGGTGCAGCGCCATGCGCCGCGCGGATTTGGCACCGACGCCCGGCAGGCAGCGTAGCGCCTGCACCAGCTCGTCGAGTTCAGCGTCCATTCGGTGCGGTCGGGATCAGAACGGCAGCTTCATCCCGGCCGGCAGGCCCATGCCCTGGGTCAGACTGCCCATACGCTCCTGGGTGGTGGACTCGACCTTCTGCACGGCGTCATTGATCGCCGCGGCCACCAGGTCCTCGATCATGTCGCGGTCGTCCTCCAGCAGGCTGGGGTCGATCTTGACCCGACGCACCGCGTATTTGCCGGTCATGAGCACACTCACAAGACCGCCACCCGCCTGGCCCTCGATCTCCATCTCGGCCAGCTCGGCCTGCATCTTCTGCATGTCTTCCTGCATCTTCTGGGCCTGCTTCATCAGGCCACCCATGCCACCTTTCATCATGATTTCGCTCTCCTGCCCCACGCCGTGCGCGAGGGTTATCGTTCAATCGATTGCGACGCGGACGGCTCGTCACCCGCGCGGTCCTCGCGAATGCGTACCGTGCCCAGTTCGGCCCCGAAGGCCTCGCCCAGGGCCTGCACCACCGGGTCCTCACGCATCGCCGTTTCGGCGCTAGCCTGACGTTCCGCTGCGTCTGCCGCAAGCCGCGCAGCGGGCGTGGCCTGCGAGGGTTGTGTCTGGTCGACAATCTCCAGCCGCACCGAGTGCCCGAGGCGTGTTTCGAGGGCCTCTTTCAGGCGCGTGCGGGTTCGATCGGTATAGAGCGTACCCGGGGCTACGGCGATCACGACGCTTTCGTCATCCAGTTGCTGCAATTCGCCATGTAGTGCGAGTTCTCGCACCGTGCCGGTCGGCAGACCTTCAGCGAAGCGATGCCAGTCAAAGGGCCCGGAGTCCGGCTCCGGGGACCTGACAGGCTCGGCATCCCGGGGGCGCGGCGCAGACTCGTTCAGTCCGATATCCGAACCGGGGTCCGGCTCGCGCACCCGCTCCTGAGCCCGCTCGCGCGGCGGCTCCGGGATGGGGGGCGGAGCCGACCGCATCGTGGCGTCGGGCCGGGCCGTGGCCGGATCCGCACTCGGGCCAGTTCGCGGTGCGGTGGCCGGGGTCCCGCCCTGGCGCTCAACGGACACGGCACCCTCGCCGGGACCTTCCGGCCGAAACGCCAGCAAACGCAGCAGGGTCATTTCCACCCCCATCTGCGCATCCGGCGCCCAGGGCAGATCGCGGGCCCCGTGAATCAGGATCTGGTAGGTCAGTTGCAGGGTCTCCGCGTCTATCCGGGCTGCGGTCTCGCGCGCCCAGCGCTCGGCGGCATCGTCGTCCTCGGCACCGCCCTCACCACGCACCAACTGCTCCACGGCCACGCGATGCACGAGGGCCGCCAGCTCGTCCAGCAGGCGCGACCAGTCGGGCCCCAGGCCCTTGAGCTCCTGCAGACCCTGCATCAGACCCGGGCCATCACCGGCAAAGGCCGCATCCAGCAGCCCGGTCAAGCGGGTACGCGGCAGCAGGCCCAGCATGTCGCAGGCATCGGACTCGGTCAGGCGGTCGCCGCCATAGGCGATGGCCTGATCAGTCAGGCTCAGCGCGTCGCGCATGGACCCCTCGGCCGCCTCGCCCAGACGCAGCAGCGCGCCCGGCTCGGCCTGCAGGCCTTCGGCCTCGAGGATGCGTGTCAGGTGCTCGGCGATCAGCGCCGGCGGCATCGGCTTGAGGTTGAACTGCAGGCAGCGTGACAGCACGGTGACCGGCAGTTTCTGCGGATCGGTCGTGGCGAGCAGGAACTTGACGTGATCCGGCGGCTCTTCCAGCGTCTTCAACAGGGCGTTGAAGCTCTTCTCGGAGAGCATGTGCACCTCGTCGATCAGGTACACCTTGAAGCGGCCCGCCGTCGGGGCGTAGGAGACGTTGTCCAGCAGCTCCCGGGTATCGTCCACGCGAGTGCGCGACGCGGCATCGACCTCAATCAGGTCCAGATGCCGACCCTCCGCGATCTCCACGCAACTGCGGCATTCGCCGCAAGGGGTCGCAGTGATACCGGTTTCACAGTTCAGGCAGCGTGCGAGAATTCGGGCGATCGTGGTCTTGCCTACCCCACGGGTTCCGGCGAACAGGTAGGCATGATGCAGACGATCCCCGCTCAGGGCATTGGCCAGGGCCCGCACCACATGCGGTTGCCCGACCAGGTCCTCGAAACGACCGGGACGCCACTTGCGGGCCAGAACCTGGTGACTCATGCCTCCCCCGTCAGTGCAGTCTTCCGCGGGCCCGCGTGCGGGGCCATCACCGCAGGAATCGGGGCCGCAGGGAAAAGGGTGGTGGCCCGCACCCGCCACACCCCGGCGCCCAACGCAGCTGCTACCGTTGCTCCCTTCCGGGCCTGGCGGGATTCACAGCCTGTTGTCGCGAGGGGACTGATACGGACCACCATAACGCGGTCCTCGAATCGAGGCGAACTCGAATCGGGGTGGCAAGCTTCCGGGTTTGGCCGGGTGACGTCAAGCATACGCAATAGCTAGAAGCTAATAACACAATAGGAATATAAAACTGGATCAATCGCCGGCCTGCCCTTACCTTGGGTCCCGTAGTCGGGAACTACCCCGGCCGAATAGAAATCTTCATCCCTGACAAGCAAACGCCAATTAACAGGAGAACACTAAATGGAACTCGAAAATCGCGAAGGCCAACGCGTACCGGAAGTGACCTTCCGCTGCCGCAAGGACAACGACTGGAACGATGTGCGTTCGGAAGACCTGTTCAAGGGCCGCAACGTAATCGTCTTTGCCCTGCCGGGCGCGTTCACCCCGACCTGCTCCTCGGCCCACGTGCCGCGCTACAACGAGCTGGCGCCGGTGTTCAAGAAGCATGGCATCGACGAGATCGTCTGCATCTCGGTCAATGACGGCTTCGTGATGGAGGCCTGGCAGGCCGACCAGCAGGCCGACCGCGTGACCTTTATCGCCGACGGCAA is part of the Thioalkalivibrio sp. K90mix genome and harbors:
- a CDS encoding metal-dependent hydrolase; its protein translation is MDPITHASLGAVIGGLTLGSRLGRKAVVLGAGVALLPDLDAFIAYGDAVSEFIHHRGFTHSWLVQLLVATGVAGLLAKVPATREIGFGRWWLFFVLIWTTHSLNDLLTTYGTQVLWPLPVGPLSAGSIFVIDPFYTLPLLVAAIGALFYRFAPRLLVAGLVLSTVYAGSGLALKAWIDYRIQPVLAAMELEDQPRLVQPTPFNLLLWRVTVINGDEFLDAWVGIFDDPIRPDFERFERGDRALREAALALDDGQRLQWFSGDFLRFHRATPDEGPDRLVVTDIRLGAPGFFPFGFEIAQERNGDWEPIPSRAIGELPRRDSLDALSGMLQRIIDPEGAPCIMDLGNPAYAITEPPPRCRMDGRTSPPAGGAHDMP
- the dapB gene encoding 4-hydroxy-tetrahydrodipicolinate reductase, which codes for MIRVAVAGAAGRMGQNLVQAVEDHPEGTLGAASERPGSERLGTPVGSVAPVQLVEDLASVADDFDVLIDFTSPAATMQHLELCRAHGKALVIGTTGLDAAQEQRLREAAGAMRIVYAPNMSVGVNLTFKLVELAARALGDSVDVEILEAHHRHKVDAPSGTALKLGRVVAEVLGRDLEHDAVYGREGQTGARDRRTIGFATVRAGDIVGEHTALFAGEGERIEITHKASSRGIFAAGAVRAAVWLAGAEHGLYDMQDVLGLREL
- the prmB gene encoding 50S ribosomal protein L3 N(5)-glutamine methyltransferase — protein: MESTTGLRTLRDFIRFGASQFRAAGLSFGHGTDNAFDEAAWLVLHTLHLPLDLPESWWSSNLSEAERTRVIAVLRTRIETRKPAAYLTGEAWFAGLPFFVDEHVLVPRSPLAELIAVGFEPWIEAASVERVLDLCTGGGCIGIATALALPQAQVDLSDVSEPALAVAARNIERHDVGDRVQVRHSDVLDALGPEDRYDLIVSNPPYVDARDMAELPQEYRHEPELGLAAGEDGLDIVRRILADARRHLTEDGALIVEVGNSQPAVEEAFPDLPLIWLEFESGGHGVFLAYARDLP
- the asd gene encoding archaetidylserine decarboxylase (Phosphatidylserine decarboxylase is synthesized as a single chain precursor. Generation of the pyruvoyl active site from a Ser is coupled to cleavage of a Gly-Ser bond between the larger (beta) and smaller (alpha chains). It is an integral membrane protein.), with the translated sequence MSALDPWLARASYLLPQHALSRVVHRLARIESPRVQPLLRWFVRQYELNMDEAAEPDIAAYPSFNALFTRALREDARPLAGDDNTVVSPADSRVSAAGRIEAGQIFQAKGHHYTVRELLGGEEDLAEPFRHGYFVTLYLSPRHYHRLHMPLTGTLTHMLHVPGRLFSVAPRIVRHVPRLYARNERVVACFDTHFGPMAVALIGAQNVGSIETVWAGEVTPPAGQPYSCSEYPDREITLERGAEMGRFNLGSSVVLLLPDHPLELGAHLTPETEVQVRGALGRFY
- the orn gene encoding oligoribonuclease, with protein sequence MAASAENLIWIDLEMTGLDPQNDRIIEVATIVTDKELNILAEGPVLAIYQPTEVLEAMDEWNRRTHGESGLIERIRHSSTDAAAAERETIAFLSDYVPKGASPMCGNSICQDRRFMARLMPELEAYFHYRNLDVSTLKELARRWAPDVIAKLQKNASHQALQDIRDSIDELRVYREHFIQLPPAAAHD
- a CDS encoding cytochrome c, coding for MRLITSSLAALTLGLGFSLGTAQADDIQKGKNLHQDNCISCHADMVGGDGTDLYTRDNRIVGDYDHLVRQVNNCNAQLGTNWFDDEIEAVVAYLNAEYYQFDE
- a CDS encoding 4a-hydroxytetrahydrobiopterin dehydratase; this translates as MSDLKTKHCQACEGFTEPMSREDAERGLGQLDSHWGIDEAGRSIQRSFKFKNFHETMAFVNAVAWIAHVEDHHPDMAVGYNRCSVQFSTHAVGGLTENDLICAARIDALFD